The following proteins come from a genomic window of Metarhizium brunneum chromosome 2, complete sequence:
- the rpl-3 gene encoding 60S ribosomal protein uL3, which yields MSHRKFEAPRHGSLAFLPRKRAARHRGKVKSFPKDDPKKPVHLTAAMGYKAGMTTIVRDLDRPGAKANKKEVVEAVTVVDTPPMIVVGLVGYIETPRGLRSLTTVWAEHLSDEVKRRFYKNWYKSKKKAFTKYAKKHSESSGASITRELERIKKYCTVVRVLAHTQIRKTPLKQKKAHLMEIQINGGSVADKVSFGQDLFEKPVSIDTIFEQDEMIDVIAVTKGHGFNGVTARWGTKKLPRKTHKGLRKVACIGAWHPSHVQWTVARAGQMGYHHRTSVNHKVYRIGKGDAEDSASTEIDVTKKKITPLGGFVRYGEVNNDFVMVKGSIPGVKKRVMTLRKSMFTHTSRRALEKINLKWIDTSSEFGHGAFQTPAEKKQYQGTLKKDLASA from the exons ATGAGT CACCGCAAGTTCGAGGCTCCCCGCCACGGCTCCCTGGCTTTCCTGCCCAGGAAGCGTGCCGCCCGTCACCgtggcaaggtcaagtc CTTCCCCAAGGATGACCCCAAGAAGCCCGTGCACCTGACCGCCGCCATGGGCTACAAGGCCGGCATGACCACGATCGTTCGTGACCTCGACCGACCCGGCGCGAAGGCCAACAAGAAGGAGGTCGTGGAGGCCGTCACGGTCGTCGATACACCACCA ATGATCGTTGTTGGTCTCGTTGGTTACATCGAAACCCCCCGCGGCTTGCGCTCCCTCACCACCGTGTGGGCTGAGCACTTGTCCGACGAGGTCAAGCGCCGCTTCTACAAGAACTGGTacaagagcaagaagaaggccttCACCAAGTACGCCAAGAAGCACAGCGAGTCGAGCGGCGCCAGCATCACCCGCGAGCTCGAGCGCATCAAGAAGTACTGCACCGTCGTGCGAGTCCTCGCCCACACCCAGATCCGCAAGACGCCCctcaagcagaagaaggcccACCTCATGGAGATCCAgatcaacggcggcagcgtcgcCGACAAGGTCTCCTTTGGCCAGGACCTCTTCGAGAAGCCCGTCTCCATTGACACCATCTTTGAGCAGGACGAGATGATCGACGTCATCGCCGTCACCAAGGGCCACGGCTTCAACGGCGTTACTGCCCGTTGGGGCACCAAGAAGCTTCCCCGAAAGACGCACAAGGGTCTGCGAAAGGTTGCTTGTATCGGTGCCTGGCATCCTTCCCACGTCCAGTGGACCGTTGCCCGTGCTGGTCAGATGGGATACCACCACCGTACCTCGGTCAACCACAAGGTTTACCGCATTGGCAAGGGTGACGCCGAGGACAGCGCCTCGACCGAGATTGACGtgaccaagaagaagattactcc TCTGGGTGGTTTCGTTCGCTATGGTGAGGTCAACAACGACttcgtcatggtcaagggCTCCATCCCTGGTGTCAAGAAGCGTGTCATGACTCTCCGCAAGTCCATGTTCACCCACACATCCCGCCGTGCCCTCGAGAAGATCAACCTCAAATGGATCGATACCTCCTCCGAGTTCGGTCACGGTGCTTTCCAGACCCCCGCAGAGAAGAAGCAGTATCAGGGTACCCTCAAGAAGGATCTGGCCTCCGCATAA